A region of Candidatus Aramenus sp. CH1 DNA encodes the following proteins:
- a CDS encoding isopentenyl phosphate kinase codes for MGLELGDNYRVLKLGGALITDKRVPYSFREEVVRYIAKEIKGFKVILVHGGGSFGHYEASINDPFRTTRTALAMQDLNLRITRVLLSEGVKAFPLPGRCFSLDRVHEILGNGLVPVTYGDILPNGEIISGDDLTLTLAKHFKVTALFAVNIDGVIVGGKVKDRVNSLEGIVDLETGRYDVTGGIVGKIRKILQYKVNSLIFNGKDPANVYKALRGERVGTLVEAEG; via the coding sequence ATGGGACTTGAATTGGGCGACAATTATAGAGTTCTCAAGCTAGGTGGAGCACTTATAACGGACAAGCGAGTACCTTACTCCTTTAGGGAGGAGGTTGTAAGGTATATAGCAAAGGAGATCAAGGGGTTTAAAGTAATCCTAGTGCACGGTGGCGGGAGCTTTGGCCACTACGAGGCCAGCATTAACGACCCTTTTAGGACAACTAGGACAGCACTGGCCATGCAGGACTTGAACTTGAGGATAACTAGGGTACTGCTGAGCGAGGGGGTTAAGGCCTTTCCCTTGCCAGGGAGGTGTTTCTCCCTTGACAGGGTCCACGAGATCCTAGGGAACGGCCTCGTCCCCGTCACCTATGGGGACATCCTTCCAAATGGGGAGATCATCTCAGGGGACGACCTGACCTTAACCTTAGCAAAGCACTTTAAGGTAACTGCCCTCTTTGCAGTTAACATTGATGGCGTAATAGTAGGAGGGAAAGTGAAGGACAGGGTCAACTCACTCGAGGGAATTGTAGACCTAGAGACTGGGAGGTACGACGTCACTGGGGGGATAGTGGGGAAAATTAGGAAGATACTCCAATACAAGGTCAACTCGTTGATTTTCAACGGGAAAGACCCAGCTAATGTATATAAGGCATTGAGAGGAGAAAGAGTAGGCACACTTGTGGAGGCGGAAGGATGA
- the fni gene encoding type 2 isopentenyl-diphosphate Delta-isomerase, producing the protein MISNRKVQHVEICLYEDVEGFTSTLLGDVVLVHKAMPGLSFNEVDTSTYFFRKKISAPLMVTGMTGGTQFLGKINQTIAEVAEEVGIPMGVGSQRIAIEKESAAESFKVVRKYAPTIPVVANLGAPQLARGYGLKEVEKSVSMIEADAIAIHFNPAQELFQPEGEPEYPMAILEKLRDISKSLSVPIIIKETGTGISMEVASLMSSYGFKNFDVSGQGGTSWVAVEMVRDKAMGNWKAKSASLFADWGVPTGASIVETRYSVPDAFIVGSGGIRNGLDVAKAIALGADVAGMANPVLKRAMEGKDSLREFFRRTLFELKSAMMLTGSKDVESLKRTSVVIWKGLKEWMESRGISLSTYEKLRKRER; encoded by the coding sequence ATGATAAGCAACAGGAAGGTTCAACACGTTGAGATATGCCTTTACGAGGACGTAGAGGGCTTTACTTCTACCCTGCTGGGGGACGTAGTCCTTGTACACAAGGCCATGCCTGGGCTCTCGTTCAATGAAGTTGACACCTCTACCTATTTCTTCAGAAAGAAGATCTCCGCGCCCCTAATGGTAACTGGAATGACTGGGGGGACCCAGTTCTTGGGGAAGATAAACCAGACGATAGCAGAGGTAGCGGAGGAAGTGGGAATACCCATGGGCGTGGGAAGCCAGAGGATCGCCATAGAGAAGGAGTCGGCAGCCGAGAGCTTCAAGGTGGTGAGGAAGTACGCCCCTACAATCCCTGTAGTCGCCAACCTAGGGGCACCTCAGCTTGCCAGGGGCTATGGATTAAAGGAGGTTGAGAAATCTGTATCAATGATAGAGGCAGACGCCATTGCCATACACTTTAACCCAGCCCAGGAGCTTTTCCAGCCAGAGGGGGAACCGGAGTACCCGATGGCAATCCTGGAGAAGTTGAGGGACATCTCCAAGTCCCTGTCAGTCCCAATAATAATCAAGGAGACGGGCACCGGGATATCTATGGAGGTGGCGTCCCTCATGTCCTCCTACGGCTTCAAGAACTTCGACGTCTCTGGGCAGGGAGGGACTAGCTGGGTGGCTGTGGAAATGGTGAGGGATAAGGCGATGGGGAACTGGAAGGCAAAGAGCGCGTCGCTTTTTGCCGACTGGGGGGTGCCAACTGGAGCCTCAATAGTGGAGACGAGGTACTCAGTACCAGACGCCTTCATAGTAGGTAGCGGTGGAATAAGGAACGGTTTGGACGTGGCAAAGGCCATTGCGCTGGGAGCTGACGTGGCCGGTATGGCGAACCCAGTACTGAAGAGGGCAATGGAGGGAAAGGACTCCCTAAGGGAGTTCTTCAGGAGGACACTTTTTGAGCTCAAGTCAGCCATGATGCTCACAGGCTCCAAGGACGTGGAGAGCCTCAAGAGGACTAGCGTAGTGATATGGAAGGGATTGAAAGAGTGGATGGAATCTAGGGGGATAAGTTTATCTACATACGAAAAACTTAGAAAAAGAGAAAGATGA
- a CDS encoding polyprenyl synthetase family protein, with protein MNIDQYFNEIVSNVDKEIFSYLKGDAKDLYEASLYLLKAGGKRLRPLILVASSDLVGGERTRAYKAGAAVEVLHNFTLIHDDIMDQDTLRRGKPTVHVVWGVPTAILAGDLLHAKAFEILNDALRGLDGERYFWALSTFSRSVIVISEGQAMDMEFEKRADVTESEYVEMIKRKTAQLFACSSALGGIVGGADRGTVEKLYSFGMDLGVSFQIVDDILGLTADERELGKPVYSDVREGKKTILAIKALERASDKERKVILEGLGSKDAEKVRAAAETIKSLSLDYAYDMAERYLDRALKFLEAVEGKSEIAGMALKYLAEFTVKRRK; from the coding sequence ATGAACATAGACCAGTACTTCAACGAGATAGTTAGCAACGTAGATAAGGAGATTTTCTCTTACCTAAAGGGGGACGCAAAAGACCTCTACGAGGCGTCCCTTTACCTTCTTAAGGCTGGAGGCAAGAGGCTAAGGCCCCTCATCTTAGTTGCTTCCTCCGACCTGGTGGGAGGGGAGAGGACGAGGGCATACAAGGCAGGTGCGGCAGTCGAGGTCTTACACAACTTTACCTTGATCCACGACGACATAATGGATCAGGACACGTTGAGGAGGGGTAAGCCCACAGTTCACGTGGTGTGGGGAGTCCCCACTGCCATCTTAGCTGGAGACCTGCTCCACGCTAAGGCCTTCGAGATACTCAACGATGCCCTAAGGGGGCTTGACGGTGAGAGGTACTTCTGGGCCCTTTCCACTTTCTCGAGGTCAGTGATTGTAATATCCGAGGGGCAGGCCATGGACATGGAGTTCGAGAAGAGGGCTGACGTCACTGAGTCGGAGTACGTGGAGATGATAAAGAGGAAGACCGCCCAGCTTTTCGCCTGTTCCTCTGCTCTAGGAGGGATAGTTGGAGGGGCAGACCGCGGTACTGTCGAGAAGCTTTACTCCTTCGGCATGGACTTAGGCGTTTCCTTCCAGATAGTTGACGACATACTTGGCCTCACGGCTGACGAAAGGGAGCTGGGTAAGCCAGTGTACAGCGACGTAAGAGAGGGCAAAAAGACCATCCTAGCGATTAAGGCCCTTGAAAGGGCAAGCGATAAGGAGAGAAAAGTCATCCTAGAAGGTCTAGGGTCTAAAGACGCGGAGAAAGTGAGGGCAGCTGCGGAGACCATAAAGTCCCTCTCCTTGGACTACGCCTACGACATGGCGGAGCGCTATTTGGACAGGGCGTTGAAGTTCCTCGAGGCAGTAGAAGGAAAGAGCGAAATAGCTGGAATGGCTTTAAAATACCTAGCCGAGTTTACAGTTAAAAGGCGGAAATGA
- a CDS encoding UDP-N-acetylglucosamine--dolichyl-phosphate N-acetylglucosaminephosphotransferase yields the protein MDYVAPLISFVVTFLVTSWIIKVSKARGFVGKDVNKPNKPEVPVLGGVGIVAGFVGGSFALLVDDQSEVSETVVLASLISSLIVAFLGLLDDVLNIRQSVRALTPTFASVPLAIFSVGHSVISIPFLGFVNFGLLYYVVVIPAALTITANAFNMLEGLNGLGTGMGIIMAGTLAFIGLRGAEQTYIAGELALALVASLVAFLFYNKYPAKVFPGNIGTYFIGSAIGAIGISGFMLTALAILYLPYVVEFVLKARTKFKGVSFGKVSAEGYLYWDGKPNSLTHVVMKMGHFKEYQVVLILWGLEVAFAVLAVYLQTTTIRL from the coding sequence TTGGACTATGTAGCCCCCTTAATTTCGTTCGTAGTCACTTTCCTAGTCACAAGCTGGATAATCAAGGTATCTAAAGCTAGAGGATTCGTAGGAAAGGACGTAAATAAGCCCAACAAACCGGAAGTGCCAGTACTGGGAGGAGTGGGAATAGTTGCAGGATTCGTAGGAGGGTCTTTCGCGCTTTTGGTCGACGACCAGAGCGAGGTTAGCGAGACCGTCGTCCTGGCTTCCCTCATATCGTCCCTCATAGTAGCCTTCCTTGGACTGCTAGACGACGTCTTAAACATAAGGCAATCAGTGAGGGCCTTGACACCCACCTTCGCCTCCGTTCCTCTGGCCATCTTCAGCGTGGGGCATTCCGTGATTTCAATACCTTTCCTAGGCTTCGTAAACTTCGGCCTCCTATATTACGTGGTCGTAATCCCTGCAGCTTTGACAATTACAGCGAACGCCTTCAACATGCTGGAGGGGCTTAACGGGCTTGGGACTGGCATGGGGATCATAATGGCGGGAACCCTCGCGTTTATTGGGCTCAGGGGTGCGGAGCAGACGTACATAGCGGGAGAGCTGGCCTTAGCGCTGGTGGCGTCCCTTGTCGCTTTCCTCTTTTACAATAAATATCCAGCGAAGGTGTTTCCAGGGAACATAGGCACGTATTTTATTGGGTCCGCAATAGGCGCTATTGGTATATCTGGGTTCATGCTCACAGCGCTGGCGATCCTCTACTTGCCCTACGTTGTAGAGTTCGTCCTCAAGGCTAGGACGAAGTTTAAGGGCGTCTCCTTTGGCAAGGTGTCCGCAGAGGGCTACCTTTACTGGGACGGGAAACCCAACTCCTTGACGCACGTAGTGATGAAGATGGGCCACTTTAAGGAGTATCAAGTAGTGCTAATACTTTGGGGACTCGAGGTGGCATTTGCGGTCCTTGCGGTATACCTTCAAACCACGACGATAAGGCTGTAA